One part of the Ochrobactrum quorumnocens genome encodes these proteins:
- a CDS encoding ABC transporter permease, whose protein sequence is MFVLILKRVGLGALTLLLVSALIFAGTQILPGDVASAILGQNATPEALATLRESLGLNQPLLARYFSWLTGFVTGDLGTSLANQQPVADLLWPRFWNTMALAAFAAVVSVPIAIFLGLITAVKRGGIFDRVINIVALFFVSLPEYFLGLLLILFLSIRFNLLPSLADTYEGMTFLEWIQATALPALTLVLVTVAQMMRMTRTAVLSVMDQAYVETAYLKGLRTKRVVTKHALPNAAAPIVNVVAFNIAYLITGVVLVEAVFNYNGLGRFMVDAVSKRDLPLVQAAALVFGAAYVILNIIADVAAIALNPRLRHPR, encoded by the coding sequence ATGTTCGTTCTTATCCTCAAGCGTGTAGGGCTTGGTGCCCTCACGCTACTCCTCGTGTCGGCGTTGATTTTTGCCGGCACGCAGATTTTACCGGGTGACGTTGCCTCTGCTATCCTCGGCCAGAATGCCACGCCGGAAGCGCTCGCCACGCTGCGCGAAAGCCTCGGTCTTAACCAACCACTCCTTGCACGCTATTTCTCTTGGCTTACTGGTTTCGTTACTGGCGACCTTGGCACCTCGCTTGCCAACCAGCAGCCGGTGGCCGACCTCCTGTGGCCGCGTTTCTGGAACACGATGGCCCTTGCAGCCTTTGCCGCTGTCGTTAGCGTTCCTATCGCTATTTTTCTCGGCCTCATCACTGCGGTAAAGCGTGGCGGCATTTTTGATCGTGTTATCAATATCGTAGCGCTGTTTTTTGTTTCTCTACCTGAATATTTCCTCGGCCTGTTGCTGATCCTGTTTTTATCGATCCGCTTCAACCTCCTGCCAAGTCTCGCCGACACCTATGAAGGCATGACGTTTCTCGAATGGATTCAGGCGACTGCCCTGCCCGCACTGACACTGGTTCTCGTCACCGTTGCGCAGATGATGCGAATGACCCGTACCGCCGTGCTGTCAGTCATGGATCAGGCTTATGTTGAAACGGCATATCTCAAGGGCTTGCGGACCAAGCGCGTCGTGACCAAGCACGCCCTACCCAATGCGGCGGCGCCTATCGTCAATGTGGTGGCTTTCAACATTGCTTACCTCATCACTGGCGTGGTGCTTGTCGAAGCCGTGTTCAACTATAACGGCCTTGGCCGCTTCATGGTTGATGCAGTTTCCAAGCGGGACCTTCCACTCGTGCAGGCTGCGGCCCTCGTCTTCGGTGCGGCCTATGTCATTCTCAATATCATTGCCGATGTCGCTGCCATCGCGCTCAATCCGCGCCTGAGGCACCCACGATGA
- a CDS encoding LysR substrate-binding domain-containing protein, which yields MAGGRQSMPPLNALVVFDSAARLGSFSRAGLELGLTQSAVSRQIGKLEAFIGSKLFNRLPVGVQLTTMGESYASDVSRLLGDLTAVTDGLRAWTGPRQITIACSRGIADQWFLSRVGMLKAEIPGIEIRLRVTDDVAHLRLDEFDLALFYRKERPIGVNLTVLGREEVVPVSAPGTASIMEQETPVLLSIEDTMREWQGWPEWWQDARLSPPPGALEWRLGDYGLCVAAATQGIGITLGWTWLIKEQLAAGTLVPVHEHMMRSDAYFYLMRPADRHQRKIVREVSDWLITSNGADSIT from the coding sequence ATGGCAGGTGGACGCCAATCTATGCCGCCGCTTAACGCGCTCGTTGTGTTCGACAGTGCTGCGCGTCTTGGCAGCTTTTCGCGCGCGGGTCTGGAACTCGGCCTTACTCAGAGTGCTGTCAGTCGTCAGATTGGCAAGCTGGAAGCCTTTATCGGCTCGAAGCTGTTCAATCGCCTCCCCGTCGGCGTTCAGCTGACCACTATGGGTGAAAGCTACGCCTCCGATGTCAGCCGTTTGCTTGGTGATTTGACCGCAGTCACCGACGGTCTGCGTGCATGGACCGGCCCTCGACAGATCACCATAGCCTGCTCACGTGGGATTGCCGATCAATGGTTCCTGTCGCGTGTAGGAATGCTTAAAGCAGAAATTCCCGGTATCGAAATCCGGCTGCGCGTAACCGACGATGTGGCGCATTTACGTCTGGACGAATTTGACCTAGCCCTTTTCTATCGCAAAGAACGCCCCATTGGAGTGAACCTCACAGTGCTCGGACGTGAAGAAGTCGTTCCGGTTTCAGCGCCCGGCACAGCCAGTATTATGGAGCAGGAAACACCTGTTCTTCTTTCAATAGAAGATACAATGCGCGAATGGCAAGGTTGGCCAGAATGGTGGCAGGATGCCCGCCTCTCTCCTCCTCCCGGCGCACTTGAATGGCGGCTAGGTGACTATGGCCTCTGCGTTGCAGCGGCTACACAAGGTATAGGAATTACGCTTGGCTGGACATGGCTCATCAAGGAGCAGCTTGCAGCAGGTACGCTTGTACCTGTCCACGAACACATGATGCGATCCGACGCCTATTTCTATCTGATGCGGCCAGCCGACCGCCATCAGCGTAAAATTGTGCGTGAAGTGTCCGATTGGCTGATAACCAGCAACGGAGCAGATTCGATCACATAA
- a CDS encoding ABC transporter substrate-binding protein, whose amino-acid sequence MTEHRNDFNLSRRTFMTGAAGFGLLAVTGMSGLNTSPAAAATEGTPQKGGVLKLGIGGGSTTDNFDPRLLKDWVPVNQAYMLMNGLVEIDANNKAVPELFESWEPSADAKEWTFKVRQGVTFHNGKTLDADDIIYSINLHRGETTSGARSLASEFTDVVKVDAGTVKITLNSGNADLPYILSDYHFLVVPKGWTDFNKPVGTGPFVFERFQPGVRSRFTRNESYWKPNSAWVDAVEVIVINDVSARTNAMMSGQVHAINQLDFKTVDLLKRNPNLNIVQSSGGQHFSFLMDCTQAPFTDNNVRLAVKHAIDRDQLLKTALRGYGRLGNDNPIPSTDPFFDAALPQRAYDPEKAKFYLKQAGMDSLKIQLSASDAAFTGAVDAAAIFRTAAAKSGIEIDIKREPADGYWDNVWMKAPFCMSYRGGRPTADQALSIAYASNASQNDTHWKSADFDAKLLEARAMLDLAKRKEIYAELQAMISNDGGALIPMFGDYLDATSKKLKGVTTHPMFNLMGARLAEKVWLEA is encoded by the coding sequence ATGACTGAGCACCGAAACGATTTTAACCTCTCCCGCCGCACCTTCATGACAGGCGCCGCAGGTTTTGGCCTCCTCGCCGTCACCGGCATGAGCGGCCTGAACACCTCGCCGGCAGCCGCCGCAACGGAGGGCACCCCACAGAAAGGCGGAGTTCTTAAGCTCGGCATTGGCGGCGGCTCCACCACCGACAATTTCGATCCGCGCCTTCTGAAGGATTGGGTTCCGGTCAATCAGGCTTACATGCTGATGAACGGCCTCGTCGAAATCGACGCCAACAACAAGGCTGTGCCTGAGCTGTTTGAAAGCTGGGAGCCATCTGCCGACGCCAAGGAATGGACCTTCAAGGTTCGTCAGGGCGTGACTTTCCACAATGGCAAGACGCTTGATGCCGATGACATCATCTATTCGATCAACCTGCATCGCGGCGAAACCACATCCGGTGCGCGCTCGTTGGCGTCAGAATTCACCGATGTCGTCAAGGTTGACGCTGGCACAGTCAAGATTACGCTGAATAGCGGCAATGCTGATCTGCCTTACATCCTGTCTGACTACCACTTCCTCGTGGTTCCGAAGGGCTGGACCGATTTCAACAAGCCGGTTGGCACCGGACCTTTCGTTTTCGAGCGTTTCCAGCCAGGCGTGCGTTCGCGTTTCACGCGCAATGAAAGCTACTGGAAGCCAAATTCGGCATGGGTCGATGCGGTTGAAGTGATCGTCATCAACGACGTGTCTGCCCGTACCAACGCCATGATGTCCGGTCAGGTCCACGCCATCAACCAGCTTGACTTCAAGACCGTCGATCTGTTGAAGCGCAACCCGAACCTCAATATCGTCCAGTCTTCTGGTGGCCAGCATTTCTCTTTCCTGATGGATTGCACGCAGGCGCCATTTACCGACAACAATGTCCGTCTTGCAGTCAAGCATGCCATCGACCGCGATCAGCTGCTCAAGACAGCCTTGCGCGGATATGGACGACTGGGCAACGACAATCCCATTCCAAGCACTGACCCCTTCTTCGACGCAGCACTGCCACAGCGTGCCTACGATCCGGAAAAGGCCAAGTTTTATTTGAAGCAGGCTGGTATGGATTCGCTGAAAATTCAGCTGTCCGCCTCGGATGCCGCCTTTACTGGCGCCGTCGACGCAGCAGCTATCTTCCGCACCGCCGCCGCCAAGTCGGGCATCGAGATCGATATCAAGCGTGAGCCAGCAGACGGATATTGGGACAATGTCTGGATGAAAGCGCCATTCTGCATGTCCTATCGTGGTGGTCGTCCGACTGCTGATCAGGCCCTGTCGATCGCTTATGCATCCAACGCTTCGCAAAACGATACGCATTGGAAGAGCGCTGATTTTGACGCCAAGCTGCTCGAAGCCCGTGCAATGCTCGATCTGGCCAAGCGCAAAGAGATCTATGCCGAATTGCAGGCCATGATCAGCAATGATGGCGGCGCGCTTATTCCTATGTTCGGTGACTATCTCGACGCTACCTCCAAGAAGCTCAAGGGCGTGACCACGCATCCGATGTTCAACCTTATGGGTGCGCGTCTCGCGGAAAAAGTCTGGCTGGAAGCATAA
- a CDS encoding CBU_0592 family membrane protein produces MGLPDIVGLLGAVFYLSAYALIQLRIYTVDDAIITVLNILGGIALIYSLSWNFNLGSIITQIAWLVFTIVGYVRFRVIARRRAAIVPAE; encoded by the coding sequence ATGGGTTTGCCGGATATCGTTGGCTTGTTGGGCGCAGTCTTTTATCTTTCTGCTTATGCCCTGATTCAGCTGCGGATTTACACGGTGGACGATGCCATCATCACGGTGCTCAATATCCTGGGCGGTATAGCGCTAATCTATTCACTTTCGTGGAACTTCAATCTGGGTTCCATCATCACGCAAATCGCGTGGCTTGTCTTTACAATTGTTGGCTATGTGCGTTTCCGCGTGATAGCGCGCCGCCGCGCAGCTATTGTACCTGCCGAATAA
- a CDS encoding ABC transporter permease, with protein MKKSIPLTAWVGLAIVTLCLLMFLFGPLIAPYGQEEIVGAPFDPPSAQFWFGLDQNGRDMLSRLLFGAQMSIGVSLAASLLSFSVGVPLGFLAAILGGWVDTVLSRIVDTVMCIPVLISALVILQALGSSLPVLIVTIALLDSTRVFRLARIVAQGVNVLEYAETARLRGEGLGWLIWREILPNTLPPLIAEFGLRFCFTFLFVAGLSFLGLGIQPPFADWGGMVKDNQQAILYGLYAPLFPAAAIAILTVGVNLVVDWLLAGRTTTQGADR; from the coding sequence ATGAAGAAATCTATTCCCCTGACGGCGTGGGTTGGTCTCGCTATCGTCACCCTGTGCCTTCTCATGTTCCTGTTTGGCCCGCTGATCGCGCCTTATGGACAGGAAGAAATCGTCGGCGCGCCGTTTGATCCCCCATCGGCACAGTTCTGGTTTGGCCTTGATCAGAATGGCCGCGACATGCTCTCGCGCCTGCTTTTTGGTGCGCAGATGTCGATTGGCGTCTCGCTGGCTGCATCACTCCTGTCGTTCAGCGTTGGCGTGCCGCTCGGCTTCCTCGCTGCCATTTTGGGCGGCTGGGTCGATACGGTTCTGTCCCGCATTGTCGATACCGTCATGTGCATTCCGGTGCTCATTTCGGCGCTCGTCATCCTGCAGGCGCTCGGCTCATCGCTGCCGGTTCTGATCGTCACTATCGCATTGCTCGATTCCACCCGCGTGTTCCGTTTGGCGCGCATCGTGGCGCAGGGTGTCAATGTGCTGGAATATGCCGAAACCGCCCGTCTTCGCGGTGAAGGTCTTGGCTGGCTGATCTGGCGTGAAATCCTGCCGAACACATTGCCACCGCTGATCGCGGAATTCGGCCTGCGTTTCTGCTTTACCTTCCTCTTCGTTGCCGGTCTGTCGTTCCTCGGCCTTGGTATCCAGCCGCCATTTGCGGATTGGGGCGGCATGGTGAAGGACAACCAGCAGGCTATTCTCTACGGCCTCTACGCACCGCTGTTCCCGGCGGCTGCAATTGCCATCCTCACCGTTGGCGTCAACCTCGTTGTTGACTGGCTTTTGGCCGGACGCACGACCACGCAGGGAGCTGATCGATGA
- a CDS encoding ABC transporter ATP-binding protein, which produces MSKDIVLSISDLVVKAPNDATLVDHVDVTLKRGEVLGLIGESGAGKSTIGLAAMGYGRGGCKIAEGTIVVDDISLMDRTRETREKARGARIAYVAQSAAASFNPAHRIGDQIMEGPLYHGLMTKAEAKAWMLELLHTLQLPDADTFGDRYPHQVSGGQLQRAMVAMAMSCRPDILVLDEPTTALDVTTQIEVLALLRSLIQRYNTAALYITHDLAVVAQIADRIMVLRHGKMVELGSAEQILEAPKQEYTQRLVSEREASISGEQAEHKTGEILLEVKNATAYYGKKLVLTDVGCYIRRGETLAVVGESGSGKSTLARVIAGLPPHSSGIITLAGQRLEANYKKRSREELRRIQLVYQLPDVALNPRQTVGEIIGRPMKFYFGMNEDQREIEVKRLLELIGLPADFADRLPGALSGGQKQRVCIARALAAKPDLIICDEVTSALDPLVAEEILRLLRKLQDELQVSYLFITHDLGVVRRLADRTMVMQKGKVVETGTTKAIFEPPYEPYTEQLITSVPELRRDWLDDILKARAAS; this is translated from the coding sequence ATGAGCAAGGATATCGTTCTTTCAATCTCCGATCTCGTCGTTAAAGCCCCAAATGACGCAACACTTGTCGATCATGTCGATGTGACGCTGAAGCGCGGCGAAGTGCTTGGCCTGATTGGTGAATCCGGCGCAGGCAAGTCCACCATTGGACTTGCAGCCATGGGCTATGGCCGCGGCGGCTGCAAAATCGCCGAGGGCACCATTGTCGTTGACGATATTTCGTTGATGGACCGCACCCGCGAGACCCGTGAAAAGGCGCGCGGCGCACGCATCGCCTATGTGGCGCAAAGTGCGGCGGCTTCGTTTAATCCGGCACACCGCATTGGCGATCAGATCATGGAAGGCCCGCTCTATCACGGCCTCATGACCAAAGCCGAAGCTAAAGCGTGGATGCTGGAACTGCTGCATACATTGCAGCTTCCAGACGCCGACACCTTTGGTGATCGCTATCCGCATCAGGTTTCCGGTGGTCAGTTGCAGCGTGCCATGGTCGCCATGGCCATGTCTTGCCGCCCGGATATTCTGGTGCTGGACGAGCCAACAACTGCGCTTGACGTAACAACACAGATCGAAGTGCTCGCCCTCCTGCGCAGCCTCATTCAGCGTTACAACACCGCAGCGCTTTACATCACGCATGACCTTGCGGTTGTGGCGCAGATTGCCGACCGCATCATGGTTTTGCGTCATGGCAAGATGGTCGAGCTTGGTTCTGCGGAGCAAATCCTCGAAGCGCCAAAGCAGGAATATACCCAGCGTCTGGTGTCTGAGCGTGAAGCCAGCATTTCGGGCGAACAGGCCGAGCACAAGACCGGCGAAATCCTGCTCGAAGTGAAAAACGCAACCGCCTATTATGGCAAGAAACTCGTTCTGACCGATGTGGGTTGCTACATCCGTCGCGGCGAAACCCTTGCAGTTGTTGGTGAATCCGGTTCCGGCAAATCAACGCTTGCGCGTGTGATTGCAGGCCTGCCGCCGCATTCGAGCGGTATCATCACCCTTGCTGGACAGCGGCTCGAAGCGAACTACAAAAAGCGTTCGCGTGAAGAACTGCGCCGCATTCAGCTGGTTTATCAGCTCCCTGACGTGGCACTAAATCCACGCCAGACAGTGGGTGAAATCATCGGTCGCCCGATGAAGTTCTATTTCGGGATGAATGAAGATCAGCGCGAGATCGAGGTCAAGCGTCTGCTTGAACTCATCGGCCTGCCTGCCGACTTTGCAGACCGCCTTCCCGGCGCGCTTTCAGGCGGACAAAAGCAGCGTGTGTGTATCGCACGTGCGCTGGCGGCAAAGCCTGATCTTATCATCTGCGATGAAGTGACTTCAGCGCTCGACCCTCTGGTCGCTGAAGAAATTCTGAGACTCCTGCGGAAATTGCAGGATGAATTGCAAGTGTCATATCTCTTCATTACCCACGACCTTGGCGTCGTACGTCGGCTCGCCGACCGCACCATGGTGATGCAGAAGGGCAAGGTGGTCGAAACCGGCACCACAAAGGCAATCTTCGAACCGCCTTATGAGCCCTATACGGAGCAGCTCATCACATCCGTTCCGGAGCTGCGCCGCGACTGGCTGGACGACATCCTGAAAGCACGTGCTGCCAGTTAA